Proteins from a genomic interval of Callospermophilus lateralis isolate mCalLat2 chromosome 1, mCalLat2.hap1, whole genome shotgun sequence:
- the LOC143405921 gene encoding LOW QUALITY PROTEIN: bcl-2 homologous antagonist/killer (The sequence of the model RefSeq protein was modified relative to this genomic sequence to represent the inferred CDS: inserted 1 base in 1 codon; deleted 1 base in 1 codon; substituted 2 bases at 2 genomic stop codons): protein MASRQGPGPPSEECGEPTSDSEQQVAGDTEEVFPSYVYYRHRQEQEAEGAAAPVDPEMVALVLEPTSTMGQVGQQLAVIGDINRRSDSEFQSMLEQLQPTAXNAXELFAKIASSLFESGINWGRVVALLGFGYRLALHVYQRGLTGFLGQVTRFVADFMLHRCIAGWIAQKGGWVAALDLGNGPIRYVLMVLAVVLLGQFVVXIFFKS from the exons ATGGCATCCAGGCAAGGCCCAGGTCCTCCCAGTGAGGAATGCGGAGAGCCGACCTCCGACTCCGAGCAGCAGGTAGCCGGGGACACGGAGGAGGTTTTCCCTAGCTACGTTTATTACCGTCACCGACAGGAGCAGGAGGCTGAGGGGGCAGCTGCCCCTGTTGACCCAGAGATGGTCGCCTTGGTCCTAGAACCTACCAGTACCATGGGGCAGGTGGGTCAGCAGCTCGCTGTGATTGGTGACATCAACCGGCGCTCTGACTCCGAGTTCCAGAGCATGCTTGAACAACTACAACCTACAG GGAATGCCTAGGAACTCTTCGCCAAGATCGCCTCCAGCCTGTTTGAGAGTGGCATCAACTGGGGCCGTGTGGTGGCTCTCCTGGGC TTTGGCTATCGCCTGGCCTTACACGTCTACCAGCGTGGCCTGACAGGCTTTCTGGGCCAGGTGACCCGCTTCGTGGCCGACTTCATGTTGCATCGCTGCATTGCCGGGTGGATCGCGCAGAAAGGAGGCTGGGTGGCAGCCCTGGACTTGGGTAATGGCCCAATCCGATATGTGCTGATGGTTCTGGCTGTGGTTCTGCTAGGCCAGTTTGTGGTATGAATATTCTTCAAGTCATGA